The proteins below are encoded in one region of Clostridium estertheticum:
- the purM gene encoding phosphoribosylformylglycinamidine cyclo-ligase produces the protein MITYKDAGVNIEEGYKSVKLIQEYAAATFTKGVLNHLGSFAGMFEIGEGYKNPILVSGTDGVGTKLDIAFRMKKYDTVGIDCVAMCVNDVLCHGAKPLFFLDYIACGKLDSKVSAQLVKGVSDGCIQSNCALIGGETAEMPGFYRDGEYDMAGFTVGIVDKHKIIDGSAIKDGYSLIGIESSGLHSNGYSLVRKLIPNLDEDFNGDKIGKTLLTPTKIYVKTVLSLLDKFDIKGMAHITGGGFYENIPRMFNGAFTAVVDKNSFNTPDICKHLMSLGVTEEHMFNTYNMGIGYVLCVEDKDVVKIIKTINDLGDKAYKIGHVEAGGAGVCLK, from the coding sequence ATGATAACTTATAAAGATGCAGGTGTTAATATTGAAGAGGGATACAAATCAGTAAAATTAATACAAGAATATGCAGCAGCAACATTTACAAAGGGTGTTTTAAATCATTTAGGAAGTTTTGCTGGTATGTTCGAAATAGGAGAGGGTTATAAAAATCCTATTTTAGTTTCTGGTACTGATGGAGTTGGAACAAAACTTGATATAGCATTTAGAATGAAAAAATATGATACTGTAGGTATTGACTGCGTTGCTATGTGTGTTAATGATGTCCTTTGTCATGGTGCAAAACCTCTTTTCTTTTTAGATTATATTGCTTGTGGTAAATTAGATTCTAAAGTATCGGCTCAACTTGTAAAAGGGGTGTCAGATGGATGTATTCAATCTAATTGTGCACTAATAGGCGGTGAAACTGCTGAAATGCCAGGGTTCTATAGAGATGGTGAATATGATATGGCAGGATTTACTGTAGGAATAGTTGATAAACATAAAATTATTGATGGTTCTGCTATTAAAGATGGATATTCACTTATAGGAATTGAGTCCTCAGGTCTTCATAGTAATGGATATTCATTAGTTAGAAAGTTAATACCGAATTTAGATGAAGATTTTAATGGAGATAAGATTGGAAAGACTCTTTTAACTCCAACAAAAATATATGTAAAAACTGTACTGAGTCTTTTAGATAAATTTGATATAAAAGGTATGGCACATATAACTGGTGGCGGTTTTTATGAAAATATACCAAGAATGTTTAATGGAGCGTTTACAGCAGTAGTTGATAAAAACAGCTTTAATACTCCAGATATCTGTAAACATCTAATGTCTCTTGGAGTAACAGAGGAGCATATGTTTAACACATATAATATGGGAATAGGATATGTATTATGCGTTGAAGATAAGGATGTTGTAAAAATCATAAAGACTATTAATGATTTAGGAGACAAAGCATATAAAATTGGTCATGTTGAGGCTGGAGGTGCAGGAGTTTGCTTAAAATAG
- a CDS encoding phosphoribosylformylglycinamidine synthase, with protein MKNKIYRLYVEKKTNYDIEGGKILRDIKINLGITSLKGLRLVNRYDITGITQNQYLLSKNTVFSEPTVDDVYDEELDMKDYNTIFAIEFLPGQYDQRADSAAQCIQILTQEDEHIVKTARLILLKGNVSTSELDKIKEYCINAVDSREASLEKPKDLEQSFNEPEQVKIVESFTNMTDGKLAEFLRSNGLAMSFEDLKYCSDYFRETEKRNPTITEIKVIDTYWSDHCRHTTFNTVIDDVRIDDGKYSKPIKTAYTEYLGTRDFVYGETTRDVTLMDMAVIGMKDLRKQGKLKDLDVSDEINACSIVVEANIDNKKEKWLVMFKNETHNHPTEIEPFGGAATCLGGSIRDPLSGRSYVYQAMRVTGSGDPRAKISDTIKGKLPQRKITLEAAHGFSSYGNQIGLATGLVSEVYDEGFVAKRMEVGAVIGAAPYDNVVREQPDASDVVILLGGKTGRDGCGGATGSSKQHSESSLLDSGAEVQKGNAPTERKIQRLFRNPKVTKLIKRCNDFGAGGVSVAIGELADALIINLDKVTKKYEGLDGTELAISESQERMAVVVRKKDASLFIKLSEEENLEAVEVALITNDNRLKMVWKGKTIVDVSRSFLDTNGVKQHANIKIASPKEDEYYFTKNISKSLGETKSIKALWNTTLSDLNICSKKGLSDRFDSTIGAGTVLMPFGGKYQKTPIQSMVAKLPVLHGDTNTGTIMAYGYNPKLSTWSPFHGAAYAVIDSVTKVVASGGDYENIKLTFQEYFQKLSKEPYKWGKPFSALLGALHVQKEFSIAAIGGKDSMSGTFNEMNVPPTLISFAVDVVNTDNVISPEFKKGDSKVVLIYATIGEDGLPDFEKLRTNYKLVKKLISSGKVLSSYAVGMGGLTEVISKMSFGNNIGFTFADDIKVEDIFKENYGSIVMEIENDVLDVLTKESSNIQMLGHTTVEPVIKVLGETISLEEALSNWEEPLESVFNTKVNNAKVSSMKEVAISKDNIINKNLIDVKNIKLKATPIIKIAKPRVIIPVFPGTNCEYDSMRAFEKAGAEVEIVVINNLSAKHIEESIKAIAQKIKNSQIVMLPGGFSAGDEPDGSGKFIATFFRNPIISESISELLEKRDGLMLGICNGFQALIKLGLLPYGKITDITKDSPTLTYNEIGRHVSCVVQTKIISTLSPWLSNVKVGDVHSIPVSHGEGRFVANDDVIKKLFANGQVATQYVDFDGAASNDINFNPNGSRYAIEGITSLDGRILGKMGHSERVGVNTLVNVIGNKDQKIFDAGVNYFK; from the coding sequence ATGAAAAATAAGATATATAGGTTATATGTTGAGAAAAAAACGAACTATGATATTGAAGGTGGAAAAATACTAAGAGATATAAAAATAAATTTAGGTATAACAAGTCTTAAGGGGCTTAGATTAGTTAATAGATATGATATTACAGGAATAACACAGAATCAGTATCTATTGTCAAAAAATACTGTATTTTCAGAGCCTACAGTAGATGACGTTTATGATGAAGAACTGGATATGAAGGATTACAATACAATATTTGCTATTGAATTTTTGCCAGGACAATATGATCAGAGAGCAGATTCAGCAGCTCAATGTATTCAAATTTTAACACAGGAAGATGAACATATAGTTAAAACAGCAAGATTGATATTATTAAAAGGAAATGTTAGCACCAGTGAATTAGATAAGATTAAAGAATATTGCATAAATGCTGTAGACTCTAGAGAAGCGAGTTTAGAGAAACCAAAAGATTTAGAGCAAAGTTTTAATGAACCAGAGCAGGTAAAAATAGTAGAATCTTTTACTAATATGACTGATGGAAAGCTTGCAGAGTTCTTAAGAAGTAATGGGCTTGCTATGAGTTTTGAGGATTTAAAATATTGTAGTGATTATTTTAGAGAAACTGAGAAGAGAAATCCAACTATAACAGAGATAAAAGTTATTGATACATATTGGTCAGATCATTGTAGGCATACAACTTTTAATACTGTAATTGATGATGTACGCATAGACGATGGAAAATATTCTAAACCAATTAAAACGGCTTACACAGAGTACTTAGGTACTAGAGACTTTGTATACGGCGAAACAACTAGAGACGTAACATTAATGGATATGGCTGTTATTGGTATGAAAGATTTAAGAAAACAAGGAAAATTAAAAGATCTTGATGTTTCAGACGAAATCAATGCTTGTAGTATAGTAGTTGAAGCAAATATTGATAATAAAAAAGAAAAATGGCTAGTAATGTTTAAAAATGAAACCCATAATCATCCTACTGAAATAGAACCGTTTGGTGGCGCAGCAACGTGTCTTGGTGGATCGATAAGAGATCCATTATCTGGAAGAAGTTATGTGTATCAGGCAATGCGTGTTACAGGGAGTGGTGATCCAAGAGCGAAAATCTCAGATACCATAAAAGGAAAATTACCTCAAAGAAAAATTACACTTGAAGCTGCTCATGGATTTAGCTCATATGGAAATCAAATAGGACTTGCTACAGGACTTGTTTCTGAGGTTTATGATGAAGGGTTTGTGGCTAAAAGAATGGAAGTAGGGGCAGTTATTGGAGCAGCACCTTATGATAACGTAGTTAGAGAGCAACCAGATGCGTCTGACGTAGTTATACTTCTAGGAGGTAAAACAGGGCGTGACGGATGTGGGGGAGCTACAGGATCATCTAAACAACATAGTGAGAGCTCACTACTAGATTCGGGAGCGGAAGTTCAAAAGGGTAATGCACCTACAGAAAGAAAAATTCAAAGGTTATTTAGAAATCCTAAGGTTACTAAACTTATAAAAAGATGTAATGATTTTGGTGCAGGTGGAGTATCAGTAGCTATCGGTGAACTTGCAGATGCACTTATAATAAATTTGGATAAAGTTACTAAGAAATACGAAGGCTTAGATGGTACAGAACTTGCTATATCGGAATCTCAAGAACGTATGGCTGTTGTAGTTAGAAAAAAAGATGCTAGTCTATTTATAAAACTATCAGAAGAAGAAAATCTTGAGGCTGTAGAAGTGGCTCTAATAACAAATGATAATAGACTTAAAATGGTATGGAAGGGTAAAACTATAGTTGATGTAAGCAGAAGTTTCCTTGATACCAATGGAGTTAAGCAACACGCAAATATAAAAATAGCATCACCTAAAGAGGATGAGTACTACTTTACAAAGAATATATCAAAAAGTTTAGGTGAAACTAAATCAATAAAAGCTTTATGGAATACTACATTATCAGACTTAAATATTTGTAGTAAAAAAGGATTATCAGATAGATTTGATAGTACTATTGGTGCAGGAACAGTGCTTATGCCATTCGGTGGAAAATATCAAAAAACACCAATTCAATCTATGGTTGCAAAATTACCTGTGCTTCACGGAGATACTAACACAGGTACAATAATGGCTTATGGATACAATCCTAAATTATCGACTTGGAGTCCTTTCCATGGAGCTGCCTATGCAGTAATTGATTCTGTAACAAAGGTAGTAGCTAGTGGTGGTGATTATGAGAACATTAAACTAACATTTCAGGAATACTTTCAAAAATTATCAAAAGAACCTTATAAATGGGGTAAACCATTTTCAGCTCTTTTAGGAGCACTACATGTTCAAAAGGAATTTAGTATAGCTGCGATTGGTGGAAAAGATAGTATGTCAGGTACTTTTAATGAGATGAATGTACCACCAACTTTGATATCTTTTGCTGTAGATGTTGTAAATACAGATAATGTTATATCTCCAGAATTTAAAAAAGGAGATAGTAAGGTTGTTTTAATTTATGCAACTATAGGTGAAGATGGATTACCTGATTTCGAAAAACTTCGTACAAATTATAAATTAGTAAAAAAATTAATTAGTAGTGGTAAAGTTTTGTCTAGTTACGCAGTTGGAATGGGTGGACTTACAGAGGTTATATCAAAAATGAGTTTTGGTAATAATATAGGATTTACGTTTGCAGATGATATTAAAGTAGAGGATATATTCAAAGAAAATTATGGCAGCATAGTTATGGAAATAGAAAATGATGTTCTTGATGTTCTAACAAAGGAAAGTTCAAATATTCAAATGCTTGGGCATACAACGGTTGAACCAGTTATTAAAGTCTTAGGGGAAACTATTAGTTTAGAAGAAGCTTTGAGTAATTGGGAAGAGCCTTTAGAAAGTGTGTTTAATACAAAAGTAAATAATGCAAAAGTAAGTAGCATGAAAGAAGTTGCTATTTCAAAAGATAATATAATTAATAAAAACCTTATAGATGTTAAAAATATAAAACTTAAAGCTACTCCTATTATTAAAATAGCAAAACCTAGAGTTATAATTCCAGTGTTCCCAGGAACTAATTGCGAATATGATTCTATGAGGGCTTTTGAGAAAGCTGGCGCTGAAGTAGAAATTGTAGTTATAAATAATCTATCAGCAAAACATATTGAGGAATCTATAAAAGCTATAGCACAAAAGATAAAAAATTCTCAAATTGTTATGCTTCCAGGTGGATTTAGTGCTGGTGATGAGCCAGATGGTTCTGGTAAATTTATAGCTACATTCTTTAGAAATCCTATAATAAGTGAAAGCATTAGTGAATTATTAGAGAAAAGGGATGGTTTGATGCTGGGAATATGCAACGGATTCCAGGCGTTAATAAAACTTGGACTTCTCCCTTATGGAAAAATAACTGATATAACAAAGGATAGCCCAACATTAACATACAATGAAATTGGAAGACATGTATCTTGCGTTGTGCAAACTAAAATAATTTCAACTTTGTCTCCTTGGCTTAGTAATGTAAAAGTTGGAGATGTACATTCTATTCCAGTATCACATGGCGAAGGTAGATTTGTAGCAAATGATGATGTGATTAAAAAATTATTTGCAAATGGGCAAGTAGCTACTCAATATGTAGACTTTGATGGAGCTGCAAGTAACGATATAAACTTTAATCCTAACGGATCAAGATATGCAATTGAAGGAATTACAAGTCTAGATGGAAGAATTTTGGGTAAAATGGGACATTCTGAAAGAGTTGGTGTTAATACTTTAGTTAATGTTATCGGAAATAAAGATCAAAAAATATTTGATGCTGGAGTAAATTATTTCAAATAA
- the purE gene encoding 5-(carboxyamino)imidazole ribonucleotide mutase: MRVGIIFGSKSDKDIMKNAAMALKEFGVEYEVHILSAHRVPEKLTQVIKEMENRGVECIIAGAGLAAHLPGVIASQTILPVIGVPIKAALEGIDSLLSIVQMPKAIPVATVGLNNSYNAGMLSVQILSLKYSLLKDKLITYRKEMKEKFISENEEQIEF, translated from the coding sequence ATGAGAGTAGGAATTATATTTGGAAGCAAATCAGATAAAGATATAATGAAGAATGCTGCAATGGCGCTTAAGGAATTTGGAGTGGAGTATGAAGTACACATCCTCTCAGCGCACAGAGTACCAGAAAAATTAACTCAGGTAATAAAGGAAATGGAAAACAGAGGGGTAGAATGCATTATCGCAGGAGCAGGTCTTGCAGCACATCTTCCAGGAGTAATCGCTTCTCAGACTATATTACCAGTAATAGGGGTGCCAATTAAAGCAGCTCTTGAAGGTATAGATTCATTACTTTCAATTGTGCAAATGCCAAAAGCTATTCCTGTAGCTACAGTGGGTCTCAATAACAGTTATAATGCTGGGATGCTTTCAGTACAAATTTTATCTCTTAAGTATTCGCTTCTTAAAGATAAACTAATTACATATAGAAAAGAAATGAAAGAAAAATTTATATCAGAGAATGAAGAGCAAATCGAATTTTAA
- the purN gene encoding phosphoribosylglycinamide formyltransferase → MLKIAVLVSGGGSNLQSIIDNIESGYLNCSIEVVISDKKDAYGIDRAKAKNIKTYILDRKQYGKSMSAEILKILDGKVDLIVLAGFLSILQGELLSAFKGKIINIHPALIPSFCGGGMYGLKVHEKAIEYGVKVSGCTVHFVDEGTDSGPIIIQKVVDVFSADTAKDLQLRILEQEHKALPEAIKYISEGKIRIEGRKVLVI, encoded by the coding sequence TTGCTTAAAATAGCCGTATTAGTATCAGGTGGCGGAAGCAACCTTCAATCTATTATAGATAATATAGAAAGTGGGTACTTAAACTGTTCTATAGAGGTCGTAATTAGTGATAAAAAAGATGCATATGGCATAGATAGGGCAAAAGCTAAAAATATAAAAACATACATATTAGACAGAAAGCAGTATGGGAAAAGTATGTCAGCTGAAATATTAAAAATTCTAGATGGAAAAGTAGATTTAATAGTACTTGCTGGTTTTTTATCTATACTTCAAGGGGAACTTCTCTCAGCATTTAAGGGCAAAATTATAAATATACATCCAGCTCTTATCCCATCATTTTGTGGTGGGGGTATGTATGGATTAAAAGTACATGAGAAGGCTATAGAATATGGAGTTAAAGTTTCTGGTTGTACTGTCCACTTTGTAGATGAGGGTACAGATTCTGGTCCAATAATAATTCAAAAAGTTGTAGATGTTTTTAGCGCGGATACAGCGAAAGACCTGCAATTAAGGATCTTAGAACAGGAACATAAGGCATTACCCGAAGCTATTAAATATATAAGTGAGGGGAAAATAAGGATTGAGGGAAGAAAAGTACTAGTTATATGA
- the purD gene encoding phosphoribosylamine--glycine ligase, protein MKALIIGSGGREHALASKVAENSNVQVVYCAPGNGGTYRENKCENINITQIDELLSFAIENKIDITIVGSEEWLVQGIVDKFNEKGLKILGPCEKAARLEGSKSYSKEFMKKYGIKTAAYEVFEDENKAIDYLKNCEYPIVIKADGLAAGKGVVICNDFFAAKSSINDFMVVDIFKGSGKKIVIEEFLEGVEASILSITDGKVILPFVSSKDHKQIFDGGIGPNTGGMGAIAPNPYCTKEVLDEFYKNILLPTLKGIQEEKMDYRGIIFFGIMITKKGVYSLEYNVRFGDPETQAVLPLMKSDFTELVISAIDGDLENFDLLWEKGYSCCLIAASKGYPGKYNTGYEISESGKLEGKLYLAGATYDDGLLKTNGGRVLGITGFGGTLEKAREIAYADMEKVQFDGMYYRKDIGK, encoded by the coding sequence ATGAAGGCATTAATTATTGGTTCTGGTGGACGCGAGCATGCTTTAGCATCGAAGGTTGCAGAAAATTCTAATGTTCAGGTGGTTTATTGTGCGCCTGGTAATGGTGGTACATATAGAGAAAATAAGTGCGAGAATATTAATATTACACAAATAGATGAGCTTTTATCATTTGCTATTGAAAACAAGATAGATATTACAATAGTTGGATCAGAGGAATGGCTTGTACAAGGAATAGTAGATAAGTTTAATGAAAAGGGACTTAAAATATTAGGACCCTGCGAAAAAGCGGCAAGACTAGAGGGAAGTAAATCTTATTCTAAAGAATTTATGAAAAAATATGGTATAAAAACAGCCGCATATGAAGTATTTGAAGATGAGAACAAAGCTATAGATTATCTTAAAAATTGTGAATATCCAATAGTAATTAAGGCAGATGGATTAGCAGCAGGAAAAGGGGTAGTTATCTGCAATGATTTTTTCGCGGCTAAAAGTAGTATAAATGACTTTATGGTAGTGGATATATTTAAAGGCAGTGGGAAGAAAATTGTAATAGAAGAATTTTTAGAAGGTGTTGAGGCATCTATACTCTCTATAACAGACGGGAAAGTTATACTCCCATTTGTATCTTCAAAAGATCATAAACAAATATTTGACGGAGGAATTGGACCTAATACAGGAGGAATGGGAGCTATAGCACCGAATCCATACTGTACTAAAGAAGTATTAGATGAATTTTACAAAAATATATTGTTGCCTACTCTTAAAGGAATTCAAGAGGAAAAAATGGATTATAGGGGCATAATATTTTTCGGTATTATGATAACTAAAAAAGGTGTATATTCGCTGGAATATAATGTGAGATTTGGAGATCCTGAAACGCAAGCTGTGCTTCCACTAATGAAGAGTGATTTTACGGAACTTGTAATTAGTGCGATAGATGGGGACCTTGAAAACTTTGATTTGTTGTGGGAAAAGGGATATTCTTGCTGCTTAATTGCTGCATCAAAAGGTTATCCTGGAAAATACAATACGGGATATGAAATAAGTGAATCTGGAAAATTAGAAGGCAAATTATATTTAGCAGGTGCAACTTACGATGATGGTCTTTTAAAAACAAATGGTGGAAGAGTTCTAGGAATAACAGGATTTGGTGGAACATTAGAAAAAGCAAGGGAAATAGCGTATGCTGATATGGAAAAAGTTCAGTTTGATGGAATGTACTATAGAAAAGATATCGGGAAATAG
- the purF gene encoding amidophosphoribosyltransferase, with product MSEFIESNEVIINDQDKFKDECGVFGILAADKNLDVASLTYYGLYALQHRGEESAGIVYSDGVSLTCEKAMGLVSDVFDKKKISEMKGIAAIGHVRYSTTGSSEVKNAQPLLSKSKLGDIAIAHNGNLVNAEVIRELLEDCGYMFQTSIDSEVILNLIARGAKKGMEKAVVDAIQAVKGSYGIVMLTKDKLIGVRDQNGIRPLCIGKIENSYVIASESCALDAVGAEFLRDVKPGEIVIIDEAGLTSINFAEKTKNATCSFEYIYFARPDSTIDGINVYTSRVAAGEQLFKESPVDADMVIGVPDSGLASAIGYSKMSGIPFGIGLVKNRYVGRTFISPTQEIRERAVSVKLNALKINVEGKRVILIDDSIVRGTTSKRLVDILRKAGATEVHFRVCSPVVKYPCYFGIDTPYRKDLIGSSISVEEIRQEIGADSLGYLSIDGLLKTLGHNEFCLGCFNGTYPVSAPYETEKEKLGK from the coding sequence TTGAGTGAATTTATAGAATCAAATGAGGTCATTATTAATGATCAAGATAAGTTTAAGGATGAATGTGGTGTTTTTGGAATTCTTGCGGCGGATAAAAACTTAGATGTTGCATCGTTAACTTATTATGGGCTTTATGCTCTTCAGCATAGGGGAGAAGAAAGTGCCGGAATAGTATATTCTGATGGAGTTTCCCTTACTTGTGAAAAGGCTATGGGACTTGTAAGCGATGTTTTTGATAAGAAAAAGATTAGTGAAATGAAAGGTATAGCTGCTATTGGACATGTTAGATATTCAACTACAGGATCTAGCGAAGTGAAAAATGCACAACCACTTTTAAGTAAATCGAAACTAGGTGACATAGCAATAGCTCACAATGGTAATTTAGTAAATGCAGAGGTAATCCGCGAGTTACTTGAGGATTGCGGCTACATGTTCCAAACATCAATAGATTCAGAAGTAATACTTAACTTAATTGCTAGAGGTGCCAAAAAAGGCATGGAAAAGGCAGTAGTTGATGCAATACAAGCTGTTAAAGGTTCTTATGGAATAGTAATGCTTACAAAAGATAAGTTAATAGGTGTTCGCGATCAAAATGGTATTAGACCTCTTTGCATTGGTAAAATAGAAAATAGTTATGTTATAGCTTCAGAAAGTTGTGCACTTGATGCAGTTGGTGCAGAGTTCTTAAGAGATGTAAAACCTGGTGAAATAGTAATTATAGATGAAGCCGGCCTTACATCTATTAATTTTGCAGAAAAAACTAAAAATGCAACTTGTTCCTTTGAGTATATATATTTCGCAAGACCAGATAGCACAATTGATGGAATAAATGTGTACACTTCAAGAGTGGCAGCTGGAGAACAGTTATTTAAAGAGTCTCCAGTGGATGCAGATATGGTTATAGGAGTTCCAGATTCAGGACTTGCATCAGCAATAGGTTATTCTAAAATGTCTGGAATACCTTTTGGAATAGGTCTTGTAAAAAACAGATATGTGGGTAGAACTTTTATAAGCCCAACTCAAGAAATTCGTGAAAGAGCAGTTTCTGTAAAATTAAATGCATTAAAAATAAATGTAGAAGGTAAAAGAGTTATTTTAATAGATGATTCAATAGTTCGTGGAACTACAAGTAAAAGATTGGTTGACATTTTAAGGAAAGCTGGGGCAACAGAAGTTCATTTTAGGGTTTGTTCACCAGTAGTAAAATATCCATGTTATTTTGGAATAGATACGCCATATAGGAAAGATTTAATAGGTTCGAGTATTAGCGTTGAAGAAATAAGGCAAGAGATAGGTGCAGATAGCCTTGGATATTTAAGTATAGATGGACTTCTTAAAACACTTGGTCATAATGAATTTTGCTTAGGGTGTTTTAATGGTACATATCCAGTATCAGCTCCATACGAAACTGAGAAAGAAAAATTAGGAAAGTAG
- the purC gene encoding phosphoribosylaminoimidazolesuccinocarboxamide synthase, whose product MGDSVLLYEGKAKKMFSTDNKDEIRVYFKDDATAGNGAKKGQIEKKGILNNSITTMLYELLEKKGIKTHFIKKINDREQLCKKVEIVPLEVIIRNVAAGSMAKRYGIVEGSKLKIPVIELSYKNDDLGDPLINDYHAVAMELTTFEELGEIYTMAFKINDILRELFLKKGINLIDFKLEFGRFNDEVILADEISPDTCRFWDVETGEKLDKDRFRRDLGNVTEAYEEILSRITK is encoded by the coding sequence ATGGGAGATTCAGTTTTATTGTATGAGGGAAAAGCTAAAAAAATGTTTAGTACAGATAATAAAGATGAGATAAGAGTATATTTCAAGGATGATGCAACGGCTGGAAACGGAGCTAAAAAGGGTCAAATTGAGAAAAAAGGAATCTTAAATAATAGTATAACTACTATGCTATATGAGTTATTAGAGAAAAAAGGTATAAAAACTCATTTTATTAAGAAAATAAATGATAGAGAACAGTTATGTAAAAAAGTTGAAATAGTACCTCTAGAAGTAATTATAAGAAATGTTGCAGCTGGGAGTATGGCAAAAAGATATGGAATAGTAGAGGGAAGCAAGCTTAAAATACCTGTAATTGAATTAAGCTATAAAAATGATGATTTAGGTGATCCTCTTATAAATGATTATCATGCAGTAGCTATGGAACTTACTACTTTTGAAGAATTAGGAGAAATATATACAATGGCTTTTAAAATAAATGATATTTTAAGAGAACTTTTCCTTAAAAAAGGTATTAATTTAATAGATTTTAAATTAGAATTTGGAAGATTTAATGATGAAGTAATTTTGGCAGATGAGATATCACCAGATACTTGTAGATTTTGGGATGTTGAAACTGGAGAAAAACTAGATAAAGATAGATTTAGAAGAGATTTAGGAAATGTTACAGAGGCATATGAAGAAATATTAAGTAGAATTACTAAATAA
- the purH gene encoding bifunctional phosphoribosylaminoimidazolecarboxamide formyltransferase/IMP cyclohydrolase — MIKTALISVFDKENILGLATSLQNNGVEIISTGGTFKYLKENGIKVVEISDVTGFEEILDGRVKTLHPVIHSGILAIRDNKEHMATIKAKGIKPIDMVVVNLYPFFDKVCEDISFEEKVEFIDIGGPTMLRAAAKNFKDVIVLSDVSDYENIIKKMDAKEEVDFDTRKHLAGKVFNLISAYDAAISNFLLGEQTYPDYLSVSYKKQIDLRYGENPHQSAAYYVKTTGNGAMKNFEQLNGKELSYNNIKDMDIAWKVVCDFDEIACCALKHNTPCGVAIGSSTLDTYKKAYECDPMSIFGGIVAFNRKVDKETAVELKKIFLEVIIAPEFDEDALEVLKGKKNLRVVKCLNKSEGTINMVTVDGGILVQSSDDKLAEEIKVVTKKSPTEAEVKDLIFAMKVVKYVKSNAIVVVKDGVTKGIGVGQVNRIWAAEHALERGVDATVMASDAFFPFGDVVELAAKYNIKAIIQPGGSIKDVQSIEMCDKNEIAMVFTGIRHFKH, encoded by the coding sequence ATGATTAAAACAGCACTTATAAGTGTGTTTGATAAAGAAAATATTTTGGGACTTGCAACATCACTTCAAAACAACGGTGTAGAGATTATATCCACAGGTGGAACATTTAAGTATTTAAAAGAAAATGGTATAAAAGTTGTGGAGATTTCTGATGTTACAGGATTCGAAGAAATATTAGATGGAAGAGTTAAAACATTACATCCAGTTATTCATAGTGGAATACTTGCTATTCGTGATAATAAAGAGCATATGGCAACTATTAAAGCTAAAGGAATAAAACCTATTGATATGGTAGTAGTTAATCTTTACCCTTTCTTTGATAAAGTTTGTGAAGATATAAGTTTCGAGGAGAAAGTTGAGTTCATTGATATTGGTGGACCAACTATGCTAAGAGCCGCAGCTAAAAACTTTAAAGATGTTATTGTATTAAGTGATGTTTCTGATTATGAAAATATAATAAAAAAAATGGATGCTAAAGAAGAAGTAGATTTTGATACTAGAAAACACTTAGCAGGTAAAGTGTTTAATTTAATATCAGCTTATGATGCAGCTATAAGTAATTTTTTACTAGGAGAGCAGACTTACCCAGACTATCTTTCTGTATCATACAAAAAACAAATAGATCTAAGATATGGAGAAAATCCTCATCAAAGTGCAGCTTATTACGTTAAAACAACTGGAAATGGAGCAATGAAAAATTTTGAGCAGTTAAATGGTAAGGAGTTATCTTATAATAATATAAAGGACATGGATATTGCATGGAAGGTAGTATGTGATTTCGATGAAATTGCTTGTTGCGCTCTAAAGCATAATACACCATGTGGGGTAGCAATAGGTAGTAGTACACTTGACACTTATAAAAAGGCATATGAATGTGATCCAATGTCTATTTTTGGAGGTATTGTTGCTTTTAATAGAAAAGTTGATAAAGAGACTGCAGTAGAGCTTAAAAAGATATTCTTAGAGGTAATTATTGCACCAGAGTTTGATGAAGATGCGTTAGAAGTGTTAAAAGGTAAGAAAAATTTAAGAGTTGTAAAGTGTTTAAACAAATCAGAAGGCACTATTAATATGGTTACTGTTGATGGCGGAATACTAGTACAAAGTTCAGATGATAAATTAGCAGAGGAAATAAAAGTAGTTACTAAAAAGAGCCCAACTGAGGCGGAAGTGAAAGATCTAATATTTGCTATGAAGGTAGTTAAATATGTTAAATCTAATGCCATTGTAGTAGTTAAAGATGGTGTAACTAAAGGAATCGGAGTAGGCCAAGTTAATAGAATATGGGCAGCAGAGCACGCTTTAGAAAGAGGAGTAGATGCAACGGTTATGGCATCAGATGCATTCTTCCCATTCGGAGACGTTGTAGAACTTGCCGCAAAATATAATATAAAAGCTATAATTCAACCAGGTGGTTCAATTAAAGATGTACAATCAATAGAGATGTGTGATAAAAATGAAATTGCTATGGTATTTACGGGAATTAGACATTTCAAGCATTAA